In one Candidatus Bathyarchaeota archaeon genomic region, the following are encoded:
- a CDS encoding oxidoreductase encodes MANWAMVVDITKCNGCYNCFIACKDEFWDNEYPPYSSAQPRHGHFWMQVFTRERGQFPHVRVAYMPVPCMHCDNAPCIDRAKNGAIYKRLDGIIIIDPAKSFGQKQLVEACPYGVIFWNEERRIPQKCTFCAHLLDKGWKEPRCVQACPTGALI; translated from the coding sequence ATGGCGAATTGGGCAATGGTGGTTGACATAACGAAATGCAACGGATGTTACAACTGTTTCATTGCATGTAAAGATGAATTCTGGGATAACGAATATCCTCCATATTCGTCAGCGCAACCTAGGCATGGACATTTCTGGATGCAGGTTTTCACAAGGGAGAGGGGCCAATTCCCCCATGTGCGCGTGGCATATATGCCCGTACCCTGCATGCACTGCGACAACGCGCCATGTATTGACAGGGCAAAAAACGGTGCAATTTACAAAAGGCTAGACGGGATCATAATAATTGACCCAGCAAAATCGTTCGGTCAGAAACAGTTAGTCGAAGCTTGCCCGTATGGCGTTATTTTCTGGAATGAGGAGAGAAGAATTCCGCAGAAATGTACTTTTTGCGCCCACCTCCTTGACAAAGGCTGGAAAGAGCCGAGATGTGTGCAGGCATGTCCAACTGGAGCACTGATAT